The Pan paniscus chromosome 3, NHGRI_mPanPan1-v2.0_pri, whole genome shotgun sequence genome includes a window with the following:
- the TLR1 gene encoding toll-like receptor 1 isoform X1 — protein sequence MPSIFHFAIIFMLILQIRIQLSEESEFLVDRSKNGLIHVPKDLSQKTTILNISQNYISELWTSDILSLSKLRILIISHNRIQYLDISVFKFNHELEYLDLSHNKLVKISCHPTVNLKHLDLSFNAFDALPICKEFGNMSQLKFLGLSTTHLEKSSVLPIAHLNISKVLLVLGETYGEKEDPEGLQDFNTESLHIVFPTNKEFHFILDVSVKTVANLELSNIKCVLEDNKCSYFLSILAKLQTNPKLSSLTLNNIETTWNSFIRILQLVWHTTVWYFSISNVKLQGQLDFRDFDYSGTSLKALSIHQVVSDVFSFPQSDIYEIFSNMNIKNFTVSGTRMVHMLCPSKISPFLHLDFSNNLLTDTVFENCGHLTELETLILQMNQLKELSKIAEMTTQMKSLQQLDISQNSVSYDEKKGDCSWTKSLLSLNLSSNILTDTIFRCLPPRIKVLDLHSNKIKSVPKQVVKLEALQELNVAFNSLTDLPGCGSFSSLSVLIIDHNSVSHPSADFFQSCQKMRSIKAGDNPFQCTCELREFVRNIDQVSSEVLEGWPDSYKCDYPESYRGSPLKDFHMSELSCNITLLIVTIVATMLVLAVTVTSLCIYLDLPWYLRMVCQWTQTRRRARNIPLEELQRNLQFHAFISYSGHDSFWVKNELLPNLEKEGMQICLHERNFVPGKSIVENIITCIEKSYKSIFVLSPNFVQSEWCHYELYFAHHNLFHEGSNNLILILLEPIPQYSIPSSYHKLKSLMARRTYLEWPKEKSKRGLFWANLRAAINIKLTEQAKK from the coding sequence ATGCCTAGCATCTTCCATTTTGCCATTATCTTCATGTTAATACTTCAGATCAGAATACAATTATCTGAAGAAAGTGAATTTTTAGTTGATAGGTCAAAAAACGGTCTCATCCACGTTCCTAAAGACCTGTCCCAGAAAACAACAATCTTAAATATATCACAAAATTATATATCTGAGCTTTGGACTTCTGACATCTTATCACTGTCAAAACTGAGGATTTTGATAATTTCTCATAATAGAATCCAGTATCTTGATATCAGTGTTTTCAAATTCAACCACGAATTGGAATACTTGGATTTGTCCCACAACAAGTTGGTGAAGATTTCTTGCCACCCTACTGTGAACCTCAAGCACTTGGACCTGTCATTTAATGCATTTGATGCCCTGCCTATATGCAAAGAGTTTGGCAATATGTCTCAACTAAAATTTCTGGGGTTGAGCACCACACACTTAGAAAAATCTAGTGTGCTGCCAATTGCTCATTTGAATATCAGCAAGGTCTTGCTGGTCTTAGGAGAGACTTATGGGGAAAAAGAAGACCCTGAGGGCCTTCAAGACTTTAACACTGAGAGTCTGCACATTGTGTTCCCCACAAACAaagaattccattttattttggatGTGTCAGTCAAGACTGTAGCAAATCTGGAACTATCTAATATCAAATGTGTGCTAGAAGATAACAAATGTTCTTACTTCCTAAGTATTCTGGCGAAACTTCAAACAAATCCAAAGTTATCAAGTCTTACCTTAAACAACATTGAAACAACTTGGAATTCTTTCATTAGGATCCTCCAGCTGGTTTGGCATACAACCGTATGGTATTTCTCAATTTCAAACGTGAAGCTACAGGGTCAGCTGGACTTCAGAGATTTTGATTATTCTGGCACTTCCTTGAAGGCCTTGTCTATACACCAAGTTGTCAGCGATGTGTTCAGTTTTCCGCAAAGTGATATCTATGAAATCTTTTCGAATATGAACATCAAAAATTTCACAGTGTCTGGTACACGCATGGTCCACATGCTTTGCCCATCCAAAATTAGCCCGTTCCTGCATTTGGATTTTTCCAATAATCTCTTAACAGACACGGTTTTTGAAAATTGTGGGCACCTTACTGAGTTGGAGacacttattttacaaatgaatcaATTAAAAGAACTTTCAAAAATAGCTGAAATGACTACACAGATGAAGTCTCTGCAACAATTGGATATTAGCCAGAATTCGGTAAGCTATGATGAAAAGAAAGGAGACTGTTCTTGGACTAAAAGTTTATTAAGTTTAAATTTGTCTTCAAATATACTTACTGACACTATTTTCAGATGTttacctcccaggatcaaggtACTTGATCTTCACAGCAATAAAATAAAGAGCGTTCCTAAACAAGTCGTAAAACTGGAAGCTTTGCAAGAACTCAATGTTGCTTTCAATTCTTTAACTGACCTTCCTGGATGTGGCAGCTTTAGCAGCCTTTCTGTATTGATCATTGATCACAATTCAGTTTCCCACCCATCGGCTGATTTCTTCCAGAGCTGCCAGAAGATGAGGTCAATAAAAGCAGGGGACAATCCATTCCAATGTACCTGTGAGCTAAGAGAATTTGTCAGAAATATAGACCAAGTATCAAGTGAAGTGTTAGAGGGCTGGCCTGATTCTTATAAGTGTGACTACCCAGAAAGTTATAGAGGAAGCCCACTAAAGGACTTTCACATGTCTGAATTATCCTGCAACATAACTCTGCTGATCGTCACCATCGTTGCCACCATGCTGGTGTTGGCTGTGACTGTGACCTCCCTCTGCATCTACTTGGATCTGCCCTGGTATCTCAGGATGGTGTGCCAGTGGACCCAGACCCGGCGCAGGGCCAGGAACATACCCTTAGAAGAACTCCAAAGAAATCTCCAGTTTCATGCATTTATTTCATATAGTGGGCACGATTCTTTCTGGGTGAAGAATGAATTATtaccaaacctagagaaagaaggTATGCAGATTTGCCTTCATGAGAGAAACTTTGTTCCTGGCAAGAGCATTGTGGAAAATATCATCACCTGCATTGAGAAGAGTTACAAGTCCATCTTTGTTTTGTCTCCCAACTTTGTCCAGAGTGAATGGTGCCATTATGAACTCTACTTTGCCCATCACAATCTCTTTCATGAAGGATCTAATAACTTAATCCTGATCTTGCTGGAACCCATTCCACAGTACTCCATTCCTAGCAGTTATCACAAGCTCAAAAGTCTCATGGCCAGGAGGACTTATTTGGAATGGCCCAAGGAAAAGAGCAAACGTGGCCTTTTTTGGGCTAACTTAAGGGCAGCCATTAATATTAAGCTGACAGAGCAAGCAAAGAAATAG
- the TLR1 gene encoding toll-like receptor 1 precursor (The RefSeq protein has 2 substitutions compared to this genomic sequence) — protein MPSIFHFAIIFMLILQIRIQLSEESEFLVDRSKNGLIHVPKDLSQKTTILNISQNYISELWTSDILSLSKLRILIISHNRIQYLDISVFKFNHELEYLDLSHNKLVKISCHPTVNLKHLDLSFNAFDALPICKEFGNMSQLKFLGLSTTHLEKSSVLPIAHLNISKVLLVLGETYGEKEDPEGLQDFNTESLHIVFPTNKEFHFILDVSVKTVANLELSNIKCVLEDNKCSYFLSILAKLQTNPKLSSLTLNNIETTWNSFIRILQLVWHTTVWYFSISNVKLQGQLDFRDFDYSGTSLKALSIHQVVSDVFSFPQSDIYEIFSNMNIKNFTVSGTRMVHMLCPSKISPFLHLDFSNNLLTDTVFENCGHLTELETLILQMNQLKELSKIAEMTTQMKSLQRLDISQNSVSYDEKKGDCSWTKSLLSLNLSSNILTDTIFRCLPPRIKVLDLHSNKIKSVPKQVVKLEALQELNVAFNSLTDLPGCGSFSSLSVLIIDHNSVSHPSADFFQSCQKMRSIKAGDNPFQCTCELREFVKNIDQVSSEVLEGWPDSYKCDYPESYRGSPLKDFHMSELSCNITLLIVTIVATMLVLAVTVTSLCIYLDLPWYLRMVCQWTQTRRRARNIPLEELQRNLQFHAFISYSGHDSFWVKNELLPNLEKEGMQICLHERNFVPGKSIVENIITCIEKSYKSIFVLSPNFVQSEWCHYELYFAHHNLFHEGSNNLILILLEPIPQYSIPSSYHKLKSLMARRTYLEWPKEKSKRGLFWANLRAAINIKLTEQAKK, from the coding sequence ATGCCTAGCATCTTCCATTTTGCCATTATCTTCATGTTAATACTTCAGATCAGAATACAATTATCTGAAGAAAGTGAATTTTTAGTTGATAGGTCAAAAAACGGTCTCATCCACGTTCCTAAAGACCTGTCCCAGAAAACAACAATCTTAAATATATCACAAAATTATATATCTGAGCTTTGGACTTCTGACATCTTATCACTGTCAAAACTGAGGATTTTGATAATTTCTCATAATAGAATCCAGTATCTTGATATCAGTGTTTTCAAATTCAACCACGAATTGGAATACTTGGATTTGTCCCACAACAAGTTGGTGAAGATTTCTTGCCACCCTACTGTGAACCTCAAGCACTTGGACCTGTCATTTAATGCATTTGATGCCCTGCCTATATGCAAAGAGTTTGGCAATATGTCTCAACTAAAATTTCTGGGGTTGAGCACCACACACTTAGAAAAATCTAGTGTGCTGCCAATTGCTCATTTGAATATCAGCAAGGTCTTGCTGGTCTTAGGAGAGACTTATGGGGAAAAAGAAGACCCTGAGGGCCTTCAAGACTTTAACACTGAGAGTCTGCACATTGTGTTCCCCACAAACAaagaattccattttattttggatGTGTCAGTCAAGACTGTAGCAAATCTGGAACTATCTAATATCAAATGTGTGCTAGAAGATAACAAATGTTCTTACTTCCTAAGTATTCTGGCGAAACTTCAAACAAATCCAAAGTTATCAAGTCTTACCTTAAACAACATTGAAACAACTTGGAATTCTTTCATTAGGATCCTCCAGCTGGTTTGGCATACAACCGTATGGTATTTCTCAATTTCAAACGTGAAGCTACAGGGTCAGCTGGACTTCAGAGATTTTGATTATTCTGGCACTTCCTTGAAGGCCTTGTCTATACACCAAGTTGTCAGCGATGTGTTCAGTTTTCCGCAAAGTGATATCTATGAAATCTTTTCGAATATGAACATCAAAAATTTCACAGTGTCTGGTACACGCATGGTCCACATGCTTTGCCCATCCAAAATTAGCCCGTTCCTGCATTTGGATTTTTCCAATAATCTCTTAACAGACACGGTTTTTGAAAATTGTGGGCACCTTACTGAGTTGGAGacacttattttacaaatgaatcaATTAAAAGAACTTTCAAAAATAGCTGAAATGACTACACAGATGAAGTCTCTGCAACAATTGGATATTAGCCAGAATTCGGTAAGCTATGATGAAAAGAAAGGAGACTGTTCTTGGACTAAAAGTTTATTAAGTTTAAATTTGTCTTCAAATATACTTACTGACACTATTTTCAGATGTttacctcccaggatcaaggtACTTGATCTTCACAGCAATAAAATAAAGAGCGTTCCTAAACAAGTCGTAAAACTGGAAGCTTTGCAAGAACTCAATGTTGCTTTCAATTCTTTAACTGACCTTCCTGGATGTGGCAGCTTTAGCAGCCTTTCTGTATTGATCATTGATCACAATTCAGTTTCCCACCCATCGGCTGATTTCTTCCAGAGCTGCCAGAAGATGAGGTCAATAAAAGCAGGGGACAATCCATTCCAATGTACCTGTGAGCTAAGAGAATTTGTCAGAAATATAGACCAAGTATCAAGTGAAGTGTTAGAGGGCTGGCCTGATTCTTATAAGTGTGACTACCCAGAAAGTTATAGAGGAAGCCCACTAAAGGACTTTCACATGTCTGAATTATCCTGCAACATAACTCTGCTGATCGTCACCATCGTTGCCACCATGCTGGTGTTGGCTGTGACTGTGACCTCCCTCTGCATCTACTTGGATCTGCCCTGGTATCTCAGGATGGTGTGCCAGTGGACCCAGACCCGGCGCAGGGCCAGGAACATACCCTTAGAAGAACTCCAAAGAAATCTCCAGTTTCATGCATTTATTTCATATAGTGGGCACGATTCTTTCTGGGTGAAGAATGAATTATtaccaaacctagagaaagaaggTATGCAGATTTGCCTTCATGAGAGAAACTTTGTTCCTGGCAAGAGCATTGTGGAAAATATCATCACCTGCATTGAGAAGAGTTACAAGTCCATCTTTGTTTTGTCTCCCAACTTTGTCCAGAGTGAATGGTGCCATTATGAACTCTACTTTGCCCATCACAATCTCTTTCATGAAGGATCTAATAACTTAATCCTGATCTTGCTGGAACCCATTCCACAGTACTCCATTCCTAGCAGTTATCACAAGCTCAAAAGTCTCATGGCCAGGAGGACTTATTTGGAATGGCCCAAGGAAAAGAGCAAACGTGGCCTTTTTTGGGCTAACTTAAGGGCAGCCATTAATATTAAGCTGACAGAGCAAGCAAAGAAATAG